The following are encoded in a window of Streptomyces sp. 11x1 genomic DNA:
- a CDS encoding OB-fold domain-containing protein, which translates to MSAILKAPLTVEFPFTRSVGPVQSAFLTGLRERVVLGVRTVDGKVLVPPVEYDPVTAEEIRDLVEVAPTGTVTTWAWNHDPRRGQPLDTPFAWVLVKLDGADTALLHALDAPGPDTVRTGMRVRVRWAEERSGAITDIACFEPYDGESVEPAGHSGEFEEAITGIVAAARLDYTYSPGRAQTGYIEALGDRRIVGERCPTCRKVYVPPRGACPTCGVATRERVEVGPGGTVTTFCIVNIKAKNLDIEVPYVYAHIALDGAGLALHGRIAGIPYDQVRMGLRVEPVWTQGARYPDHYRPTGEPDADYDMYKELL; encoded by the coding sequence ATGTCCGCGATCCTCAAGGCCCCCCTCACCGTCGAGTTTCCGTTCACCCGGTCCGTCGGCCCCGTGCAGAGCGCCTTTCTCACCGGGCTGCGGGAGCGGGTTGTCCTCGGTGTACGCACGGTCGACGGCAAGGTGCTGGTGCCGCCCGTCGAGTACGACCCCGTCACCGCCGAGGAGATCCGGGACCTCGTCGAGGTCGCCCCCACCGGAACCGTCACCACCTGGGCCTGGAACCACGACCCCCGTCGCGGGCAGCCCCTCGACACCCCCTTCGCCTGGGTGTTGGTGAAACTCGACGGCGCCGACACGGCCCTGCTGCACGCCCTCGACGCGCCCGGCCCGGACACCGTCCGCACCGGTATGCGGGTCAGGGTGCGGTGGGCCGAGGAGCGGTCCGGTGCCATCACGGACATCGCCTGCTTCGAACCGTACGACGGCGAATCGGTCGAACCGGCAGGGCACAGCGGTGAGTTCGAGGAGGCGATCACGGGCATCGTCGCCGCCGCCCGCCTCGACTACACCTACTCGCCGGGACGCGCCCAGACCGGCTACATCGAGGCCCTCGGCGACCGGCGCATCGTCGGCGAGCGATGCCCGACCTGCCGCAAGGTGTACGTCCCGCCCCGCGGCGCCTGCCCGACCTGCGGGGTCGCCACGCGGGAGCGCGTCGAGGTCGGCCCCGGCGGCACGGTCACCACCTTCTGCATCGTCAACATCAAGGCGAAGAACCTGGACATCGAAGTCCCGTACGTCTACGCCCACATAGCCCTCGACGGCGCCGGGCTCGCCCTGCACGGCCGGATCGCCGGCATCCCCTACGACCAGGTGCGCATGGGGCTGCGCGTGGAGCCGGTGTGGACGCAAGGGGCCCGCTACCCCGACCACTACCGGCCCACCGGCGAACCCGACGCGGACTACGACATGTACAAGGAGCTGCTATGA
- a CDS encoding thiolase domain-containing protein: protein MTREEAPGARDIAVVAFAQTDHRRTTDEVSEVEMLMPVLHQVLERTGLKAADIGFTCSGSSDYLAGRAFSFTLALDGVGAWPPISESHVEMDGAWALYEAWVKLRTGDADTALVYSYGKSSPGSVRDVLTRQLDPYYLAPLWPDPVALAALQAQALIDAGATDEPALAAVGARSRADATANSHAQLRGSVSQGDYLVRPLRTGDCPPIGDGAAAVVLAVGERARELCERPAWIRGIDHRIEAHGLGVRDLTDSPSARLAAERAGAYERPVDTAELHAPFSSQEVVLRRALGLDETVRVNPSGGALAANPIMAAGLIRIGEAAARIHRGESDRALAHATSGPCLQQNLVAVLEGDPR from the coding sequence ATGACGCGCGAAGAAGCCCCGGGAGCCCGTGACATCGCCGTCGTCGCCTTCGCGCAGACCGACCACCGGCGCACCACCGACGAGGTCTCCGAGGTGGAGATGCTCATGCCGGTGCTCCACCAGGTCCTGGAGCGGACCGGGTTGAAGGCCGCCGACATCGGCTTCACCTGCTCCGGATCCAGCGACTACCTCGCCGGCCGCGCCTTCTCCTTCACCCTCGCCCTCGACGGAGTGGGCGCCTGGCCGCCGATCTCCGAGTCGCACGTCGAGATGGACGGGGCGTGGGCGCTCTACGAGGCCTGGGTGAAACTCCGCACGGGGGACGCCGACACCGCGCTCGTCTACTCCTACGGCAAGTCCTCGCCGGGCTCCGTACGGGACGTCCTCACCCGGCAGCTGGACCCGTACTACCTGGCCCCGCTGTGGCCCGACCCCGTCGCCCTGGCCGCCCTCCAGGCCCAGGCCCTCATCGACGCGGGTGCCACGGACGAACCGGCCCTGGCGGCGGTCGGGGCGCGCAGTCGCGCGGACGCGACCGCCAACTCCCATGCCCAGCTGAGGGGTTCGGTGTCCCAGGGCGATTACCTCGTACGGCCGCTGCGCACCGGGGACTGCCCGCCCATCGGCGACGGGGCCGCCGCAGTGGTCCTCGCGGTGGGGGAGCGAGCCAGGGAACTGTGCGAGCGGCCCGCCTGGATCCGGGGCATCGACCACCGCATCGAGGCCCACGGCCTCGGCGTGCGCGACCTGACCGACTCACCGTCCGCCCGGCTCGCCGCCGAGCGGGCCGGGGCCTACGAACGGCCCGTCGACACCGCCGAGTTGCACGCGCCGTTCAGCTCCCAGGAGGTCGTCCTGCGCAGGGCCCTCGGGCTCGACGAGACCGTGCGCGTCAACCCGTCGGGCGGGGCGCTGGCCGCCAACCCGATCATGGCCGCCGGGCTCATCCGGATCGGCGAGGCCGCCGCCCGCATCCACCGGGGCGAGTCCGACCGGGCGCTCGCGCACGCCACCTCCGGCCCGTGTCTCCAACAGAACCTGGTCGCCGTACTCGAAGGGGATCCCCGATGA
- a CDS encoding acyl-CoA synthetase codes for MEYNLADLFESVVDVVPDRAALAYLDIPGTGAERRLTYAELDAAANRIGHHLLDGGIRPGEHVGLHLYNGVEYLQTALGCLKARIVPVNVNYRYVEEELVYLYRDADLAGLVFEAEFTGRVAAALPRTEKLRHLVRVGTLAPDAPALDAVAFTEAEATASDGRGFPARSGDDQFIIYTGGTTGMPKGVMWRQEDLFFSGLGGGAPTGEPVKSPEELAERVAAGGDGITFFPTAPLMHGTSTLTAFIGFNFGQRVVIHRKFVPEEVLRTIEREKVTSVSLVGDAMLRPLIDALGGPLKGTDCSSLFSVSSSGAIMSETVRRQFQALVPNAMLLNNFGSSESGFNGTATQDAGAGNGFRIRVHSRTQVVDPATYEPVPVGVPGRVAQRGHVPLGYYNDPRKTAETFFERDGERWVLLGDMATVDEEGVVTVLGRGSQCINTGGEKVYPEEVEQALKAHPDVYDALVAGVPDVRWGNHVAAVVQLREGAARPSLEDIQTHCRTRLAGYKIPRQLVLTDAIQRSPSGKADYRWARSVAVAADA; via the coding sequence GTGGAGTACAACCTTGCCGACCTGTTCGAGTCGGTCGTCGACGTGGTCCCCGACCGGGCGGCGCTCGCGTACCTCGACATCCCCGGTACGGGCGCGGAACGCCGGCTGACCTACGCCGAACTGGACGCGGCGGCGAACCGGATCGGCCACCATCTGCTCGACGGCGGGATACGGCCCGGCGAGCATGTCGGCCTGCACCTCTACAACGGCGTCGAGTACCTGCAGACCGCGCTCGGCTGCCTCAAGGCGCGGATCGTGCCGGTCAACGTCAACTACCGCTATGTGGAAGAGGAGTTGGTCTACCTCTACCGCGACGCGGACCTGGCCGGGCTGGTATTCGAGGCGGAGTTCACGGGGCGGGTGGCGGCCGCGCTCCCGCGGACGGAGAAGCTGCGGCACCTGGTGCGGGTGGGGACCCTCGCGCCGGACGCGCCGGCCCTCGACGCCGTCGCCTTCACCGAGGCGGAGGCCACCGCGTCCGACGGGCGGGGCTTCCCGGCCCGCTCGGGCGACGACCAGTTCATCATCTACACCGGCGGCACCACGGGCATGCCCAAGGGGGTGATGTGGCGTCAGGAGGATCTGTTCTTCTCGGGGTTGGGCGGCGGCGCGCCGACCGGGGAGCCGGTGAAGTCTCCGGAGGAGCTGGCCGAGCGGGTGGCTGCAGGGGGCGACGGGATCACGTTCTTCCCCACGGCTCCGCTGATGCACGGGACGTCCACGCTCACCGCGTTCATCGGGTTCAACTTCGGCCAACGGGTCGTGATACACCGCAAGTTCGTGCCCGAGGAGGTCCTGCGCACCATCGAGCGGGAGAAGGTCACCAGTGTGTCCCTGGTGGGCGACGCGATGCTGCGGCCGCTGATCGACGCGCTCGGCGGGCCGCTGAAGGGCACCGACTGCTCGTCGCTGTTCAGCGTGTCGTCCTCCGGGGCGATCATGTCCGAGACGGTCCGGCGGCAGTTCCAGGCCCTGGTGCCGAACGCGATGCTGCTGAACAACTTCGGCTCGTCGGAGTCCGGTTTCAACGGAACGGCCACACAGGACGCGGGCGCGGGCAACGGGTTCCGCATCCGCGTGCACTCCCGTACGCAGGTCGTGGACCCGGCGACGTACGAGCCGGTCCCGGTCGGTGTGCCCGGCCGGGTGGCGCAGCGGGGCCATGTCCCCCTCGGCTACTACAACGACCCTCGGAAGACCGCCGAGACCTTCTTCGAGCGGGACGGCGAGCGCTGGGTACTTCTCGGCGACATGGCGACCGTCGACGAGGAGGGTGTCGTCACGGTCCTCGGCCGGGGGTCGCAGTGCATCAACACCGGTGGCGAGAAGGTGTATCCGGAGGAGGTCGAGCAGGCGCTAAAAGCCCATCCCGACGTCTACGACGCGCTGGTCGCCGGGGTGCCGGACGTCCGGTGGGGCAACCATGTGGCCGCCGTGGTGCAGCTGCGCGAGGGGGCCGCCCGGCCGTCGCTGGAGGACATCCAGACCCACTGCCGCACCCGCCTCGCCGGCTACAAGATCCCCCGCCAGCTGGTCCTCACCGACGCCATCCAGCGCTCCCCCAGCGGCAAGGCGGACTACCGCTGGGCGCGCTCGGTGGCGGTGGCGGCGGACGCGTGA
- a CDS encoding penicillin acylase family protein, translated as MRTRLRQLLISAVALFTASAVLPSATAATDDGRAGGPRASHGGLSAVIRYTEYGIPHIVAKDYANLGFGTGWAQAADQVCVLADGFVTVRGQRSRHFGPDAAPDFSLSSASRNLTSDLYFRGVRDAGTVRRLLERPEPLGPSRAVKELMRGWAAGYNAWLRKNRITDPACKGAAWVRPVSTLDVFSRAYALAVLGGEGRLVDTIATAQPPASGTADESAAAPDAKTAARAASELFDAANADMGSNAVAFGGGTTANGRGLLLGNPHYPWAGGRRFWQAQQTIPGELNVSGGALLGSPITQIGFNAKVAWSHTVATGVPMNVHQLTLDPADPTVYLVDGEPQRMTKRTVTVGVKDGSPVTRTQWWTRYGPVVASLGADLPLPWTAGTAYTVNDPNAANVRFTDTSLGFAKARGTADVLKSLARHQGLPWVNTVAADSAGHTLFTQSQTLPRITDDLAARCSTPLGRATYPSAGVAILDGSRSDCALGSDADAVQPGIFGPARMPTLKDAPYAENSNDSAWLANADQPLTGYERVFGNVGTQRSLRTRGAIEDVSAMADKGGLTVRDLQRQQFANRVPAADLAADDMARACAALPGGTATAGDGEEVDVSEACRVLRTWDRTVDGDSRGALLFDRFWQRLNATVPRPQLWKVPFSAADPVNTPNTLNTDAPGFETALAGTLTELRAAGVALDAKLGDHQFVVRNGSRIPVSGGTESLGVWNKIESAWRGAEGGYAEVSSGSSHIQAVGWDGGRCPVARTLLTYSQSSNPNSPHYLDQTRLFSAEKWVPSRYCEKDILSSPKLKVVHVSQ; from the coding sequence ATGCGCACCCGTCTGAGACAGCTGCTGATCTCGGCCGTCGCCCTCTTCACCGCCTCGGCCGTACTGCCCTCGGCCACCGCCGCCACCGACGACGGACGGGCCGGTGGGCCACGGGCGTCCCACGGCGGTCTGTCCGCCGTGATCCGCTACACCGAGTACGGCATACCGCACATCGTCGCGAAGGACTACGCGAACCTGGGATTCGGCACCGGCTGGGCGCAGGCCGCCGACCAGGTGTGCGTGCTCGCCGACGGCTTCGTGACCGTGCGGGGGCAGCGCTCCCGCCACTTCGGGCCCGACGCCGCCCCCGACTTCTCGCTCTCCTCCGCCTCCAGGAACCTCACGAGCGACCTGTACTTCCGGGGTGTCCGGGACGCCGGCACCGTACGACGGCTGCTGGAGCGGCCCGAGCCGCTGGGGCCGAGCCGCGCGGTGAAGGAGCTGATGCGGGGCTGGGCGGCCGGCTACAACGCGTGGCTGAGGAAGAACCGGATCACCGACCCCGCGTGCAAGGGTGCCGCCTGGGTGCGGCCGGTCTCCACGCTCGACGTGTTCTCGCGGGCGTACGCCCTGGCTGTGCTCGGCGGCGAGGGACGGCTCGTGGACACCATCGCAACCGCCCAGCCGCCCGCCTCCGGCACCGCGGACGAGAGCGCCGCCGCTCCGGACGCGAAGACCGCCGCCCGCGCGGCGAGCGAGCTGTTCGACGCGGCGAACGCCGACATGGGGTCGAACGCCGTCGCCTTCGGCGGTGGCACCACGGCGAACGGCCGGGGCCTGCTGCTGGGCAACCCGCACTACCCCTGGGCCGGCGGGCGCCGCTTCTGGCAGGCGCAACAGACGATCCCCGGTGAGCTGAACGTCTCGGGCGGGGCGCTGCTCGGCTCGCCGATCACCCAGATCGGGTTCAACGCGAAGGTGGCGTGGAGCCACACCGTGGCCACCGGCGTCCCCATGAACGTCCACCAGCTGACGCTGGACCCGGCCGACCCGACCGTGTACCTGGTGGACGGCGAGCCGCAGCGGATGACGAAACGGACCGTCACCGTCGGGGTGAAGGACGGCTCCCCGGTCACCCGCACCCAGTGGTGGACGCGGTACGGCCCGGTCGTCGCCTCGCTCGGCGCCGACCTTCCGCTGCCCTGGACGGCCGGTACCGCGTACACCGTGAACGACCCCAACGCGGCGAACGTCCGCTTCACCGACACCTCGCTGGGCTTCGCCAAGGCGCGAGGCACGGCGGACGTGTTGAAATCCCTCGCCCGCCACCAGGGCCTGCCGTGGGTGAACACCGTCGCGGCCGACTCCGCGGGGCACACCCTCTTCACCCAGTCGCAGACCCTCCCCCGGATCACCGACGACCTCGCGGCCCGCTGCTCGACCCCGCTGGGCAGGGCCACCTATCCGTCGGCGGGCGTGGCGATTCTGGACGGCTCCCGCTCGGACTGCGCGCTCGGCAGCGACGCGGACGCGGTGCAGCCGGGCATCTTCGGGCCCGCGAGGATGCCGACGCTGAAGGACGCACCGTACGCGGAGAACTCCAACGACAGCGCGTGGCTGGCCAACGCGGACCAGCCGCTGACGGGATACGAGCGGGTCTTCGGCAATGTCGGCACCCAGCGGTCGCTACGGACCCGCGGCGCGATCGAGGACGTGTCGGCCATGGCCGACAAGGGCGGCCTGACCGTGCGCGACCTGCAACGGCAGCAGTTCGCCAACCGGGTGCCGGCGGCCGATCTCGCGGCCGACGACATGGCCCGTGCCTGTGCCGCGCTGCCGGGCGGGACGGCGACGGCCGGTGACGGCGAGGAGGTGGACGTGTCCGAGGCGTGCCGGGTGCTGCGGACCTGGGACCGGACCGTCGACGGCGACAGCCGGGGCGCGCTGCTCTTCGACCGCTTCTGGCAGCGGCTGAACGCCACGGTGCCGCGCCCGCAGTTGTGGAAGGTGCCGTTCTCGGCGGCGGACCCGGTCAACACCCCGAACACGCTCAACACCGACGCGCCCGGCTTCGAGACGGCCCTGGCGGGGACGTTGACGGAACTGCGGGCGGCGGGCGTCGCGTTGGACGCGAAGCTCGGCGACCACCAGTTCGTCGTACGGAACGGATCGCGCATCCCGGTGTCCGGCGGCACGGAGTCGCTGGGCGTGTGGAACAAGATCGAGTCGGCGTGGCGCGGGGCCGAGGGCGGCTACGCGGAGGTCTCGTCGGGTTCCAGCCACATCCAGGCGGTCGGCTGGGACGGCGGCCGCTGCCCGGTGGCCCGCACGCTGCTGACGTACTCGCAGTCGTCGAACCCGAATTCACCCCACTACCTGGACCAGACGCGGCTGTTCTCGGCGGAGAAGTGGGTGCCCTCCCGGTACTGCGAGAAGGACATTCTGTCCTCGCCGAAGCTGAAGGTGGTGCATGTGAGCCAATGA
- a CDS encoding crotonase/enoyl-CoA hydratase family protein translates to MGGTEHLTVRREGATLVLTLNRPEAKNALSLPMLVGLYDGWVQADEDEEVRSIVLTGAGGAFCAGMDLKALAGKGMEGQQYRDRLKADPDLHWKAMLRHHRPRKPVIAAVEGHCVAGGTEILQGTDIRVAGESATFGLFEVRRGLFPIGGSTVRLQRQIPRTHALEMLLTGRPYSAHEAAGIGLVGHVVADGTALTKALEIAEQINACGPLAVEAVKASVYETAEMTEAEGLAAELKRGWPVFDTADAKEGARAFAEKRPPVYKRA, encoded by the coding sequence ATGGGCGGCACCGAACACCTCACCGTGCGACGCGAAGGCGCCACACTGGTGCTCACGCTCAACAGGCCCGAGGCCAAGAACGCGCTCTCGCTGCCGATGCTGGTCGGCCTGTACGACGGCTGGGTCCAGGCCGACGAGGACGAGGAGGTCCGCTCGATCGTCCTCACGGGAGCCGGCGGTGCCTTCTGCGCCGGGATGGACCTGAAGGCCCTCGCGGGCAAGGGCATGGAGGGCCAGCAGTACCGGGACCGGCTCAAGGCCGACCCCGACCTGCACTGGAAGGCGATGCTGCGTCACCACCGGCCGCGCAAACCGGTCATCGCCGCGGTCGAGGGACACTGTGTCGCCGGCGGCACGGAGATCCTCCAGGGCACGGACATCCGCGTCGCGGGGGAGTCGGCGACGTTCGGCCTCTTCGAGGTCCGGCGCGGGCTCTTCCCGATCGGCGGTTCCACGGTCCGCCTCCAGCGGCAGATCCCCCGTACGCACGCGTTGGAGATGCTGCTCACCGGCCGGCCCTACAGCGCGCACGAGGCCGCCGGGATCGGTCTCGTCGGGCACGTCGTGGCCGACGGTACAGCCCTGACCAAAGCCCTGGAGATCGCCGAACAGATCAACGCGTGCGGGCCGCTGGCCGTGGAGGCGGTGAAGGCGTCCGTGTACGAGACGGCCGAGATGACCGAGGCGGAGGGGCTGGCCGCCGAGTTGAAGCGGGGGTGGCCGGTCTTCGACACGGCCGACGCGAAGGAGGGGGCTCGTGCCTTCGCCGAGAAGAGGCCCCCTGTTTACAAGCGGGCGTAG
- a CDS encoding acyl-CoA synthetase, producing MTAGRSVTVDGTLRRSARRTPARTAIHYCERSWTYAELDDAVSRAARALRDTGLAPGDRVAAYGHNSDAYLIAFLGAARAGLVHVPVNQNLTGDDLSYILDQSGSTLVLTDPDLAGHLPDGPRTLALRDADDSLLARLATTEPYDGEEPRAEDLVQLLYTSGTTALPKGAMMTHRALVHEYLSAIAALDLQAGDLPLHSLPLYHSAQMHVFLLPYLAVGATNTILDGPDGDRILDLVEEGRADSLFAPPTVWIALANRPDFDTRDLGGLRKAYYGASIMPVPVLERLRERLPKLAFHNCFGQSEIGPLSMVLGPYEHKGRMDSCGRPVMFVEAKVVDEDGEEVPDGSPGEIVYQSPQLCEGYWEKPEETAEAFRDGWFHSGDLAVRDAHGFFTVVDRVKDVINSGGVLIASRQVEDALYTHDRVAEVAVIGLPDDHWIEAVAAVVVPRGEATEEELIAHARERLPHFKAPKRVFFVNELPRNASGKILKRELRDRFTRP from the coding sequence ATGACGGCTGGCCGCAGCGTGACGGTCGACGGGACGCTGCGGCGCAGCGCCCGGCGGACCCCGGCCCGCACCGCGATCCACTACTGCGAACGGTCCTGGACCTACGCCGAACTGGACGACGCCGTCTCCCGCGCCGCCCGTGCCCTGCGCGACACCGGCCTCGCACCGGGCGACCGGGTCGCCGCCTACGGCCACAACTCGGACGCCTACCTGATCGCCTTCCTGGGCGCCGCCCGAGCCGGCCTGGTGCACGTCCCGGTCAACCAGAACCTCACCGGTGACGACCTCTCCTACATCCTCGACCAGTCGGGCAGCACCCTCGTCCTCACCGACCCGGACCTGGCCGGCCACCTCCCCGACGGCCCCCGCACCCTGGCGCTGCGGGACGCCGACGACTCGCTCCTCGCCCGCCTCGCGACCACCGAGCCGTACGACGGGGAGGAGCCCCGCGCCGAGGACCTCGTCCAGCTCCTCTACACCTCGGGCACCACCGCGCTCCCCAAGGGCGCGATGATGACGCACCGCGCCCTGGTGCACGAGTACCTCAGCGCGATCGCCGCCCTGGACCTCCAGGCGGGCGACCTGCCTCTGCACTCCCTGCCGCTCTACCACTCGGCGCAGATGCATGTGTTCCTGCTGCCGTATCTCGCGGTCGGGGCCACCAACACGATCCTCGACGGGCCCGACGGCGACCGGATCCTGGACCTGGTGGAGGAGGGCCGCGCCGACAGCCTGTTCGCCCCGCCCACGGTGTGGATCGCCCTCGCGAACCGCCCGGACTTCGACACCCGCGACCTCGGCGGGCTGCGCAAGGCCTACTACGGGGCCTCGATCATGCCGGTGCCCGTCCTGGAACGCCTCAGGGAGCGTCTGCCGAAGCTGGCCTTCCACAACTGCTTCGGACAGAGCGAGATCGGCCCGCTGTCCATGGTCCTCGGTCCCTACGAGCACAAGGGCCGGATGGACTCCTGCGGGCGTCCCGTCATGTTCGTCGAGGCGAAGGTCGTCGACGAGGACGGTGAGGAGGTGCCCGACGGCTCTCCCGGCGAGATCGTCTACCAGTCGCCCCAACTCTGCGAGGGCTACTGGGAGAAGCCGGAGGAGACCGCCGAGGCCTTCCGCGACGGCTGGTTCCACTCCGGGGACCTCGCGGTGCGCGACGCCCACGGGTTCTTCACGGTCGTCGACCGGGTGAAGGACGTCATCAACTCCGGTGGCGTTCTGATCGCCTCCCGCCAGGTCGAGGACGCGCTCTACACCCACGACCGGGTGGCCGAGGTCGCGGTCATCGGCCTGCCCGACGACCACTGGATCGAGGCCGTCGCGGCGGTCGTCGTCCCCCGGGGCGAGGCGACCGAGGAGGAACTGATCGCCCACGCCCGCGAGAGGCTCCCCCACTTCAAGGCACCGAAGCGGGTCTTCTTCGTGAACGAACTACCGCGCAACGCCAGCGGAAAGATCCTCAAGCGCGAGCTCCGCGACCGTTTCACGCGCCCCTGA